In Anabrus simplex isolate iqAnaSimp1 chromosome 4, ASM4041472v1, whole genome shotgun sequence, a single genomic region encodes these proteins:
- the LOC136872438 gene encoding uncharacterized protein, with translation MFFMIITLLAIALLQPITATFSDFEGSVIPVQKDTLSWSQIGAIKTVFLLLVLMWLNGVLPMKIEIPLHHLVRRHSNDWPQNLLSEVLIQIEAYEECLKVLQRKVPRIIPNRKKAHNKRFHNEGRTQVINRV, from the exons ATGTTCTTCATGATTATTACACTTCTAGCAATAGCACTTCTCCAGCCTATTACTGCAACATTTAGTGATTTTGAAGGGAGTGTTATACCTGTTCAAAAGGATACATTAAGTTGGTCACag ATAGGAGCAATCAAGACTGTCTTTTTACTTCTTGTATTAATGTGGCTGAACGGAGTCCTTCCTATGAAGATAGAAATTCCACTTCACCATTTAGTTAGAAGGCACAGCAATGACTGGCCACAAAATTTATTATCTGAAGTATTAATACAG ATTGAAGCCTATGAAGAATGTCTCAAAGTACTTCAGAGAAAAGTACCAAGAATTATACCAAATAGGAAGAAAGCACACAACAAACGTTTCCATAATGAAGGCAGAACACAGGTAATTAACAG